The DNA region GCCTTTGTGGGTAAAAAAAGGAAGGAAGGGGCAGTAAAGGAGAGAGCCTTGCGGGCATTCTATGAGAAAGGCTTGTATAAAACAAAACAGAATACCGGGGTGCTCTTTTTTCTTTCTTTACTCGAAAGAAAGGTATGGGTGCTTGCAGACAAAGGCATTCACGGGAAGATACATCAGAATACCTTAAACAGATTTGCCAATATTGTTTCAAATGGCATAAAAGAGGGGCGCGCTTGTGATGCTCTTTGTGAAGCCATTATGGAAGCCGGGGAACTGCTTGCAAAACATTTTCCTGCTGTTGAAAGCGATGTCGATGAATTACCGGACGATGTCATATTCGATTCAGGAAGAGAAACGGAATAACAATCTGTGTTAAATAAATGGCTTCCAGGTAATGCGTGAAAGCATAAACCTGTTGTATATAACCCCCACAAACGCTTTACTCTCAAACCAGCATTCAATATGTGTGTGCCAGGGGTCGTACGGTATCAGAAGGGATATCCTGCCTGTTTCTTTTTTCAGAAATTTTGCTGTGGTCTCCCAGAGACTTTTTTCAATATACCACTGAGGGAAATCAGACGTAAGATAGGCTATATCAGCTTTTTCCGGGTTTATAATCCGTTTTATCACAAGTACAGCATTATAACCGCCTTTAACCTGCGGGCTTGTCCATGTGCCCCACCATTTGCCTGTTTTCCCGAAGAACTGTTTAATTTTTTCCGGTATTTCGGGATCAGGGTGATCTATATGCATATCATCGGGGACAACAATATCAGGAGGTGCTTGGGCCGGATTAAACATATGCTGTGTATTATATCAGGACGCCAGGCTAAAACTCAAGAGGTTAAGCAACTTTGACGGAGCATGGATTGCCCTGCATTCTCAGGGATCAAGGATTATTTCGTCTGCACAGGACAAGGGATTTTTTTCTATTCTGACCAAATACAGAGGGATCAGTATTGTCAAGCCTAAAGAAAGAATAATTAAGGCCGGACCCAAACCGAGATGATCGGCCAGGAAGCCTACTGTAAAGGCCATAATAGCGGTATAAAATGCGGTCACCAGAGAGCGCACAGACAATGATGTAGCCAGGATTTCGCATGGGACCGTGTCGCTTACATAGGTTACGCTCATGGGAGATCTGAGGTTCTGAATGATAAAAATGCCCATGAACAGAACAATTGCCGTTATATTCCAACCAATAAAGTAGGTCAGCCCGCAAAAAATGCCGAGGCCAAAACCCGTGAGCATTGTCAGATTCAACGGCATGGCGAGCGTTTTAAAACGCGCAGCAAATGCGCCCGAATACCGGCTTGCACGTGCAGTCATCAGATAAATGCAAAAGTAGGTGATGCCGACAAGAATGGCTGAACGCTGTTTCTGCTGCAGAAAGGTTATAAGTGGCAAGGCCAGAGCAAGGCTTTTAATGATGGGCTGGAGAAAATCCTTGACAGCATTGTAAAACCCATCATAAATACAGACATTTGTGGTTGCCCGCAAGGTGCCGGGACCCTTAAAAGTTATCTTAAAACTCTGCCAGATCGTGATGAAGCTCTCTCTGATACTATCTCTCTTATGGATTTCCCCATCAAGCTCCCGGGGATATGAGAGCATTAGAAATAAGTTCAGAATATAGGGTAGAGTTGAAACCAGAAATATAATATCGTAGCGGCCGCTGACAAATACGATCCCTGCTGCAATCAAGGCTGAAATAGCCGAACCGTTTTGCGACCAGGAACGTGTGTATCCATAGTAATCAACTTTATAATCCTGCCAGCCTTTCATCTTAAGGTATTCGAAGATCATAGCCTTGTGGGTACCGCCTCTGAACGCCTCTCCAAAAGCAAACAGGGTCATGCCAAGCATTAAAAACCAATACGCCGAGGCGTAGTAGAAGATTACAAAGGAGATTATATAGGCAAGAAACGAATTAACCATGGCACACCTCCGGCCGAGTGCATCGGCAATCATGCCTGTCGGCACTTCAAGGAGGTTGGTCATAATTTCTCTGTAAGCATAGAGCATGCCTATTAGAGTGTAACTCAGGTTTTTCTCCAGCAAAAACAAGATCAGGAAAGGCTCGAAGAGTTTCAGGTTTTTAAGAAAACCATAGGCGCTGAACCTGACATATTGTAAGTCCTTTTTATATTTACCGGCCATGAGCTGTCTATCGTCTCTGAAAACCACTTATTCCATACCCCGGGAGGATCAGATTCCGGGACAATAGGGACGGATTTTATTTATTAAATTCATCTATTAATTTAGCATTGTTTTTCTTCTTTTCCAAATTATTCAGGCAAGTGTTGGATTATCTGTGTAGTCAGATCTTGCAACCGTACATTTTAAAATAATTATCTGCTGAAAGGAAGCGGTTGATGAACTTGTTTGTTATCTGACTCTTCGATGCTGTAAACCTTAACAACATTGATCATATCCGTAATATTAGCTTTATATCGCCGCGCAATTAACAAAACAGCTCTTCTCTCTTTTTCGTTTTTTACATAGCCGTTCAAAAAGATTTCATTGTTTTTCAATTCTGAAGCCCACACATTCAAACCATATGAGCTAAATTCTTTATTGAGCCTGCCAAAATCAACTATCTTTGGCTGATTCTGTGTTTTTAAACCCGGAACAGAAGTCGTTACGGGCGGTTCCTGCTTCCTGGAAGGTTCCTTTTTCTCCCTGACAATTTGCTTTTCATTTTGTTTTGTAATCTCTTTTTCATTTGCCTTTGTTTTTGGCTCTTCTTTTACCTCATTCATGTCTTTCTTTGGCGGTTCAGCAGGCTTTGGCGGCGGCAGCTCAACTTTTTTTTGCAAAGGTTTTGGAGGTTCAGGGACTTTTTTATTGAAGAAGAATACAAAAAATACAATGAAAATAACAATGACTGCAAGAATGCCTGACAGGAATTTCCAATTTCTCATGTATGTATTATCGCCAATTTCAGCATATACATAAAAAACAACTGTTTTTATTGCACCTTGCTATTGAGGAGTATGAGAAACATGCTATCAAGTAGAGTGTTATATCCATTATGAGACAACACAGTTGCCTGTCCGTCAGGGCAGATAGAGAGGCCGTAAATGAATAAAAGCAAAATGGAATTATATGTTGTATACTTCTTTTCCGACTGTATGAACCCAATTCTGTTTTAATACTTTCTGCGCTTCATCTGTTTTGTCTACTCCGAGTATTACAATTGCGCTGTTGCTTATACGCCCCAGATGAGGGTAAAGGTAGTGGACATTTATACCTGCATTTTTCAAAGGTTTGAGAACTGCGTTCAATCCTCCTGCATGGTCAGGTGTCTCAACGGCAAGAACGTCCGTCTCCTTTGGTGAATACCCGTTAGCTTTTAAAATGTTCTTCGCTTTTGTCGGGTCATCGACAACAAAACGGACTGTGCTGATATCCGATGTATCGGCAACTGATATGGCACGTATATTCACGCCTTCACGCCCGAGAATCTCGCTTACAGCCGACAACGCACCCGGTGTATTTTCAAGACTGATTGATATCTGTTTGATGACCATTTTTTTACTCCTTTATATAGCCTGTCATGGGTCGGGACAATTCAGCAGACTTGAGATTGTATGATTGCCCACAATAATAACGGGAACCTTAAAGGCCCTGCCTCTCAAGCCGGGCAGTTACTCATTCACATAGTTAAAACCAAGATCAAGAGCTTCCTTGTTCATCTTTATCAGTTTTGACTTCCCCTCGCCAAGTATTTCGGAAAGGTGTTTTATCACAAAATCAAAGGAGATAATATTGCTCGCTTTGATGAACGCTCCCAACATAATCATGTTGGCAACTTTTATTGTCCCGAGCTTTTCAGCAAGCTCGCTTGTCGGTATGTTTAAAACCTCGATATCCCTTCTGGCAGCTGATGTATCCACAATCGAAGAATTTGCACAGAGGAGGCCGCCGGACTGAAGGACACTCTGAAACCGTGCAAAGGAAGGCTGGTTCATGGCAACAACAAAATCCGGCTCTGATGCAACCGGCGAAGCAATTTCTTCATCAGACACCACAACCGTACAATTAGCAGTCCCGCCCCGTACCTCTACACCATAGGAAGGCAGGTATGTAACATACTTGCCTTCAAACATAGCTGCATTGGCAAGGGTATAACCCATGGACAGCACACCCTGTCCGCCGAATCCCGAAAAGATTGTCCTTATCAGCATGTTACCTCTTTGATAATACCCAGCGGGAATTGCTTACTCATAACATCGTCAATCCATTTACAGGATTCAACAGAGCTCATCTTCCAGTTTGTCGGACACGGAGAAAGAATCTCAACAAGCGAGAAGCCTGTTCTCTTCAACTGATGCTGGAATGCCCTGGCAATGGCCTTTTTGGCTTTGATAATTGCTGAAGGTTTGTTTACTGCTACACGTTCAAGATAAGATGTGCCATCAAGAAGTGCAAAAACTTCACAGATCTTTACCGGATGACCTGCCAGATTCGAGTCTCTTCCTAAAGGGGTTGTTGTTGTCACCTGTTTATGCAGTGTTGTCGGAGCCATCTGCCCTCCGGTCATACCGTAAACACCATTATTTACAAAAATCACCGTAATCGGCTCGCCCCTGTTTGCAGCATGAAAACCTTCAGCAGTTCCGATTGCAGCAAGATCGCCATCTCCCTGATATGAGAAAACAAGATTTTCAGGCCTTACCCTTTTTATGCCCGTTGCCACTGCAGCGCCCCTGCCATGAGCAGATTCAAGGGTATCTATATCAAAATAATTATATAGGAGCATGCCGCAACCCGCAGGCGCAACACATATGACTGTGTCCCTGAGCCCCATTTCATCCACCACCTCGGCAATAAGACGATTTATGATGCCATGACCACATCCGGGACAATAATGAAAATGTGCTTCTTTGAGGGATTTAGGGCGGGCATAGATCTGTTTCACTACTTTTTCCTCCGCTGTGCCAGATAACAATGACGGGATACAATGCGGGATAACTCAAGAGGCGTGGGGATAACACCTCCGGGACGGCCGTAAAAGTGGATATGTCCCTTGCCGTTTAAGGCAAGTTTTACATCTTCAATCAATTGACCGGTGCTCATTTCAAAGACAAAGAAATCGCTGACCTGCTGCGCTGCTTCCTGAATGACTTTCATCGGGAAAGGCCAAACCGTTATAGGCCGGATCATGCCGACTTTCAGGTTCTCCTGACGAAGCCGCTTAATCGCTCCTCTTGCAATTCTTGCTGCAATGCCATAAGCAATGATTATCATTTCTGCATCATCAATTAGAAATGTTTCGTACCGGACCTCGTTTTGTTCCATGCGCTGGTATTTCCGGAAGAGTTTCCAGTTGTGCTCTTCCTCTTCCTTTGTATCAAAAAGCAGTGACCTGATCATCCTCGAAGGTCTTCCTTTTGCGCCTGTCAGGATATAATCCTTCGGATAGTCTTTCTTCGGTTTGATATTATCAAAGCTTACCGGTTCCATCATCTGCCCGAGCATACCGTCACCCAGAATGATAACAGGATTTCTGTATTCATCGGCAAGATCAAAGGCAACGGGAACCAAGTCGGCAAGTTCCTGCACTGAAGCCGGTGCAAGAACAATTGTCTTATAATCTCCGTGACCGCCGCCTCGTGTAGCCTGTAAATAGTCTGATTGAGCCGGAGAGATATTGCCCATGCCCGGGCCTCCTCTCACCATATTCACAATTACTGCCGGAAGTTCGTCTGCGGCAAGATAGGAGATACCTTCCTGCTTGAGGCTGATGCCTGGACTGCTTGATGATGTCATTGCGCGGGCACCTGCTACGCTTGCTCCAAGAACCATGTTGATTGCAGCAATTTCACTCTCGGATTGAATAAAAACCCCGCCTGTTTCAGGAACCCTTTTTGCCATATGTTCTGTAAGTTCGTTCTGGGGGGTTATAGGATAACCGAAGTAACAGGTGCATCCTGCAAGTACTGCTGCCTCTCCAAGTGCGGCATTGCCGCTCATCAGCTTTCTCAACTTTTATACACCTCTATCGCCACATCCGGACACATGACTGCACAGGTAGCACAACCTGTACACTCCTTTTTTGCATCAAAAGAGGCAACGAAATATCCTTTAGCATTAAGTGTGTTCGAGAGGATTATGGCCTGTTTGGGACAAAACTCCATACATAGCATGCATCCTTTGCAACGTTCCTGCTCGATGTTAATATAAGCCTTCATCAATAAGCAACCGCCTTAAACATTTTCCTGTTCTTGAACGCCCGGATTTTTATCGTTTAAACGTCTTAGAATAGCCTACGAAGATATTGCTTGTCAACTTTTTTCCCATATTTTCCATTAAGATAAATAACGGTGTCATATCAGGTTTTAAATCACATGCAGGTGCATTTCCCGTAGTTTGCCGCTGATTTGCCATCCCGGCGCAGCCGGTGTAATCATCTTTTATAAAACGGCGACATCTCTCTCAGTCTTGCCACAGCCCCCGGCATGATGGAAAGAACATAATCAACATCTTTTCGGTATTTTCCCTTATAAGACTCATCCTGATTGCACTCTGAAGTTGAATTCGCCCTCTCTTGGTCCTTCCCTCTGGTTTACTGCTTTTTCAGCTTCCTCCTGATCCCGATGAGTCCCAGGAGTCCTGAGCCCAGGAGCCAGACTGCCGGGGGTACGGGGACAGGGTTTGCGGCAGTGAGGATGGCCGTATCGACCTTGCCGTCACTTCCTATGAGATCCTGGTAGGAGATATTCCAGATCCATCCTTTCGGTCCGTTGACGGAGGTAAAGGGACGTGTGATACCGTTATTGGCTGTCAGGAAGGTATAGTATGAACCGTTCTGCGGGGTATAGGTACCGTAGAGGACGACCTCAAGGATCCCCTCGAGGCTTGCCGCCCCGGTAATGTGGAGGACATCATGGGCAGCATCTCCCAGTTCTACCTGGAGGATACCGCCTGAAGACTGGATATAGTTCCCGGTGATCGTTAAGGTGCCGGGGGAATTGCCGGGGGCGAGGGTACCGCTATTGGTAAAGGTGGCAGTACTGATGCTTCCTGCTCCCTTAAAGAGACCTGTATTGGTGAAGGAGGTGGCACTGAAGGTGCCGCCGGTATAGTTGAAGGTGCCGCTGTTGGTGATGCCTGGTACGCTCAGGGCGCCTGCCTGCTGGTTGAAGGTGCCTCCCTGAATGTCAATTGTTGCCTGGCCCATGCTGCCGGTGTTGGTGGTGGTCCCTGCGGTTTGGGTATAAGTGCCGCTTCCGTTGAT from Pseudomonadota bacterium includes:
- a CDS encoding TPM domain-containing protein: MPMGIKHHIKSEKFFSKEERELIKKATVNVESRTIGEIAVMVVDHSGLYREAEIIGSVLSCSLISFIVTEILFHMSETIAEFFFHSTMWLFIPLAVILFFPIRALFKKIPSLKFAFVGKKRKEGAVKERALRAFYEKGLYKTKQNTGVLFFLSLLERKVWVLADKGIHGKIHQNTLNRFANIVSNGIKEGRACDALCEAIMEAGELLAKHFPAVESDVDELPDDVIFDSGRETE
- a CDS encoding MFS transporter → MVFRDDRQLMAGKYKKDLQYVRFSAYGFLKNLKLFEPFLILFLLEKNLSYTLIGMLYAYREIMTNLLEVPTGMIADALGRRCAMVNSFLAYIISFVIFYYASAYWFLMLGMTLFAFGEAFRGGTHKAMIFEYLKMKGWQDYKVDYYGYTRSWSQNGSAISALIAAGIVFVSGRYDIIFLVSTLPYILNLFLMLSYPRELDGEIHKRDSIRESFITIWQSFKITFKGPGTLRATTNVCIYDGFYNAVKDFLQPIIKSLALALPLITFLQQKQRSAILVGITYFCIYLMTARASRYSGAFAARFKTLAMPLNLTMLTGFGLGIFCGLTYFIGWNITAIVLFMGIFIIQNLRSPMSVTYVSDTVPCEILATSLSVRSLVTAFYTAIMAFTVGFLADHLGLGPALIILSLGLTILIPLYLVRIEKNPLSCADEIILDP
- a CDS encoding ACT domain-containing protein, with the protein product MVIKQISISLENTPGALSAVSEILGREGVNIRAISVADTSDISTVRFVVDDPTKAKNILKANGYSPKETDVLAVETPDHAGGLNAVLKPLKNAGINVHYLYPHLGRISNSAIVILGVDKTDEAQKVLKQNWVHTVGKEVYNI
- a CDS encoding 2-oxoacid:acceptor oxidoreductase family protein is translated as MLIRTIFSGFGGQGVLSMGYTLANAAMFEGKYVTYLPSYGVEVRGGTANCTVVVSDEEIASPVASEPDFVVAMNQPSFARFQSVLQSGGLLCANSSIVDTSAARRDIEVLNIPTSELAEKLGTIKVANMIMLGAFIKASNIISFDFVIKHLSEILGEGKSKLIKMNKEALDLGFNYVNE
- a CDS encoding thiamine pyrophosphate-dependent enzyme codes for the protein MKQIYARPKSLKEAHFHYCPGCGHGIINRLIAEVVDEMGLRDTVICVAPAGCGMLLYNYFDIDTLESAHGRGAAVATGIKRVRPENLVFSYQGDGDLAAIGTAEGFHAANRGEPITVIFVNNGVYGMTGGQMAPTTLHKQVTTTTPLGRDSNLAGHPVKICEVFALLDGTSYLERVAVNKPSAIIKAKKAIARAFQHQLKRTGFSLVEILSPCPTNWKMSSVESCKWIDDVMSKQFPLGIIKEVTC
- a CDS encoding 3-methyl-2-oxobutanoate dehydrogenase subunit VorB, yielding MSGNAALGEAAVLAGCTCYFGYPITPQNELTEHMAKRVPETGGVFIQSESEIAAINMVLGASVAGARAMTSSSSPGISLKQEGISYLAADELPAVIVNMVRGGPGMGNISPAQSDYLQATRGGGHGDYKTIVLAPASVQELADLVPVAFDLADEYRNPVIILGDGMLGQMMEPVSFDNIKPKKDYPKDYILTGAKGRPSRMIRSLLFDTKEEEEHNWKLFRKYQRMEQNEVRYETFLIDDAEMIIIAYGIAARIARGAIKRLRQENLKVGMIRPITVWPFPMKVIQEAAQQVSDFFVFEMSTGQLIEDVKLALNGKGHIHFYGRPGGVIPTPLELSRIVSRHCYLAQRRKK
- a CDS encoding 4Fe-4S binding protein, whose translation is MKAYINIEQERCKGCMLCMEFCPKQAIILSNTLNAKGYFVASFDAKKECTGCATCAVMCPDVAIEVYKS